TTTTCACCGGGTTGCCCAGTTCGAGTTCTTTacgaaatatatttttcacggtGTTTCTTCTAAACGGATAGGAGATATTGATAATAGTTTTCTTCGTACCTTCTATAAGCCATTTTCGATATTCTTCCTTTTTATCTTCACCAAACAAGTACTTTCACGTCACTTTATTGAATGCAATAATTTTGTTCTATTTAAAACGTCAGCTTGCACAGACAAGAAGCGCGAATGCAAAAACTGGGCTAGAAGGGGATTTTGTAAAGGCCAATACGAACAATTCATGAAGAACAATTGCAAGAAAAGCTGCAACCAATGCGGTGGAGGGAGTGGCGGGAACGGCGGAGGCGGAAATGGTGGAGGTGGAAACGGCGGAGGCGGTGGCAGCGGCAGCTCAGGCCAGTGTGGATATAAACCTAGCGCACGAATTGTCGGCGGCTCAGAGGCCCCTCAAGGAGCTTGGCCGTGGCAAGCACAGATACGATCAACTTCTGGTTTTCCTTTCTGCGGAGGAACACTGGTTCATCCTCGATGGGTTGTCACTGCCGCTCACTGCACTGCCGGCAAATCAGCGCGAGGTATTCGGATCAGGTGAGTAGACACGATGCAACACTTTAATCTGGTGACGCGCAATAAAAAGTCATTTCCAGGGCATTGAATCATTTAATTTATCACCTCTTTCCTTCTGCAAAGTGGCTTTGCTAAAAAGCGCTTCCCTCCTGCAAGAGCCTCAGCCATCGCTGATTTCAGGCCCTTCTCCTTTCTGGGCAAAATTCCCTGATAAGGAcaaaaagttgtgaaaactCAAATTACCAAGAGCACGTGGAACGAGGTCAACTGGCAGCACAAGCCGTAGTATCGATATTACGCCCGGTTTCAACAAATCgagatttttaaatttaaattttaaattaaaattttaaactttatttattGCAGCGTCAGTTTTTGACTCCAGGGCTAAAATTTTACAGTGACAACCATTTTATGTTAACTCGCATTTATCTAGACTAGGGGCCCATTATCGGACAAGCAATGTAGGAACCGAGCAAGATTTCGATGTAGAGCGAATTGTGGACCATCACAGCTACAAAAAACCGTACGGAATGGCGAATGATATCTCCCTGCTTAAATTACGGAAACCCGCCCAACTAACTAGAGCTGTGAATTTGGCTTGTTTGCCGGGATCAAGCGGAAGCGTTGCAGCTGGCAAGATGTGTTGGGTGACAGGTAAAGCAAGTTGAACTACTTTTGTGGATAGATAAAGTAAGTTAATCTAGTTTTGGTTAAATATAATTTGAGCCTAGGAGGGGCACGATTTAAAGAAGCAATGTCAGAGGGATACGAACACTTTCTGAAGTATTGTTAGCACAACCATAACGTCACTGTGTTAGATATTGATGCCTATTCATTAGGGCAGTTAAATTTCGCCCCTTTTGCGGGTGGAATGTTTGTGGGattacatttatttatttagggTCAATTTAGTTACGTTTAGTCTTTTTTTCGTATTCGCTCAGGGAGCAGATGTGGAAGTTTCGTGCCGTATCTGTTATTTTCTTCGCTCATGAACATAAAAAGACCCAGCTCAATTCGTAACTTGCTATCACCACTTTTGAGTGAATGAGCGTTATGATGGAGTTTAAATCTCCCTTGGGCAATGAGTGGGTTATTGTCTAAAACGCCTATTAAATTAGCTAAAAATCACTGTATAACACCCGAGAAAAATGCCTATTTTCTACGAAATGAATGAATTATTCTACGAAATGATTGAATCATGAGTTCGAGTGCTCTACTAAACAGGATTTTTCCCCAGGCTTCTCTTGAAGCGCTTGCAGGTTTAACTGTACAACTGCAACgataaccgaaaaaaaaaaacaaacaaagaaaagaaacctaACAGCGTGGCTTTTTACTATTTTCTTTCATAGGATTTGGCAGATTATCCTCAGGTGGCCAATCACCTAAAGTCTTGATGCAAGTCAAGGTCCCTGTGGTGTCGCAATCTCGTTGCAAAAGCTCCTACGGATCGTCCATCCATGATTCCATGATTTGCGCAGGACTGGACGCCGGAGGCAAAGACTCCTGCCAGGGAGATTCAGGTGGCCCTATGGTCTGTGAATACAATGGCAAGTACTTCCTGGAGGGCGTGGTGTCTTGGGGACACGGGTGTGCTGCCCCACGTAAATATGGCGTCTACGCCAGGGTTCGTTATTTGAGGAACTGGATATCTCGGGtgatgaataattattgaaacgTCAATTAGCCTCGTCTGTaattaaaatcaatgaaaaataaaataaaaagccaATAATGCTTTGTCTTTCGTTTTTATTACTTGCTCTTTTCAAGCACGTGTTTGTGTCTGGCTTCGCGGAGAAATACTGACTTTTCGTTTTAAAAATCGAGGACTAATGCAAACAGGCAGTAAAGGAGCAGATCAGTCATTTCTACCTATATTTTTCACAtctagaaaaaaataatttcaagttATAAATCAATAATAACGGTAGAATTCGTGTCAGCTGTGAACTATCGTTATGTAATGCTTCCCATTTTTGTAAATAGGATTTCAAGGgtgtagccaggatttttcaaaggggggtcacactgtgtcaaagtgaaggtactcaccagattgtcatgtcgacctccACGCCGTGTTTTGGCTTAATGTGACATGTTTCGGATGATCTGGAAATCGATCTTGAGAGACCGAAGCTCAATGACTTAACGGAGGCATTAAGATTAAagtacaaaagaaaaacaacatttcagcTTTGTTTTAATAAGTCCTTTCAATTTGATTTAGAAACActgtaaatatttatttatttacaaatgTCACTTTCCCTTTGCGATGCGATGTTATTGACTAAGCTGCCAAAATTTATGGGCTTCGACGTTGTATTTCAGGCTCAGATACAGAAATTTCCTTAAACAAATTTTCGTCGTGGGGACAATCTTTCAAATATTGAAGACACCTTTTGTGGTTATACAGCTGCCTTTCAGAAGAACAGATGCGAGAAATATATATAGAAAGAGAATTTTAGGAGACTTGAGTACATCATTTAAAACTTGCTTCAACATGAAGTCCCTTCCGGTGATTTGCGTTTTGACCTTGGCTGCCTtgataaatttgacacaaaGTAAGTTTTCTGCAAAGGCTTGTTTGTCTCTGGCTTCTACCTCTGATGAAAGCGAGGTCGCCTCTTCTTTCCGAGACTTCGTCCCAGCAAGATACCAAACGATCTTGTAAGGATGAAAAGCAGTCAGACCCGGCAACGGTGGGGATTCGAAATTGCACTTCCTGCAGTAGCAGCGAGGCGCGATAAGTTCCAACTATAACCACTAAACTATAACAAGGtctaacttaaaataaaaactttCTGCGGGGGAACTTTAGTTCGGATATCACAAATCATGACAGCTTTTTTATTACAAATCACTAAGgcgtttttttattattacaaatCAAGATAGCCATTGACAGAACAATTGGTGGCTTTTTGCAACATGAAGTTGAAAGTGACTTTTGTCGCTGCAAGCCGCCAGAATCTCCACTTGCTAAGGATTTATGAATGTTCTGAACATGAAATGCTTTAGTTAGCAGTAGGATTTCAAAAAATGTAGCTGCTTAGAAAGACACGTGCATGATGGTGTAAAACTACATATAGAAGTTAATTTATTCGGCAGAACCACTTGGTGAGTGTTAATTTGCAATGCGAAATGGCAAGTTATTTGTTGGTGAATTTATTCATTAGGGTGCCGATCGCATTAGAAATGCTTCCAGGGAAGTAAGTCTCTCTTCAGCTCTCTTCATCTTTGCGATAGGTCGTTATGTCCATATCACGGTGGACGACAAGTATAGGATAAGATATTAATAGAAGTCGAAACCATGTCACTGAAAACTTTTGACCAACAaactgaaatgttctgcaattggtataggatttaatggagccgaaaccaattttggaattgcacacattttaggcatcctactcatgaacagttgcaacacagatatgttttttagcaactactatcatctgcagtctgtccgctttgaatattAGTTCTTGAAACACTGCTGTTAAATTATGTATACTAGGTCGAGCTTGCCGGCAGCTGTAACTGAATCAAACCATTCGTCCATAGAGACAAACAAGTTAAACAAAATGTATAGTGAACAACAAATAACCAATGGCACGGTGATAGCGTTACAAATagcttattttgttttgaaatacCTGTAACACTGCGCACTCTTTTCATCCCTATCCATATAATTCTTAAAATTCAGTGTTTTTTACTACGATCTCGCTGGCCGATCTCGCTTGTCTAGTAACTTTAATTCGCAAGTGCAAATGTCATGTATTTTAGTGCATAAGCACATGCACGTACCGTATGAAAGATATCTAAACGATTAGAGGAGTTGTAAATTGAAATCTTGctttagaaacaaacaaagaggaCAGCTATGCATGAAtaaaaaaagataagaaaacTTTAATTGATCGGCAGGAGATAATGGcctctttcatttgtttagtcaatgcgcatgcgtaaatggcATCTGTTTTgggccagtatgcaccagcacgTACCGTATCGAACAAAACAAGGCTCTTAACCTTGAAATCAGAGTTTCTGCTAGAGCGCAAGCGCAATTGGCTAACCTTCacccaatctcgttcccagagtcttcgttcTCCTTGACCAGCGGGTCGGGTTACGAGAGACTCTGGAATAAAGCGTTTCAGCTCGACATTTTATTGGCCAGAaatagagcatgcgcaattgtaccGGAAGTTAGAAAACGATAACTTTGTTCGATTGATGAGGAACTAGGAGCGCTTTTCTTTTGTATGGAAAAACCGGGAAGAACTTTCGCGTAAAAGGAACAGGAAAATTTTCCTCGGTCAAAATGGAACGAGACGAGCGTGTTCCTTTTACACCGAGTTACGttaaaaaaaacgttaaacccGCCAAATTCTAACATTAATTAGAAACCTCAAAAGATGATCCGCCTTCTTTGAACGCGTTAAACTTGCATCAAGGAAGTAACTGCTTAGACAAAAAATGCGAGATTGTGATGTTTCTTCAGTAAACTAACAGCACAATAAATAGGAGAattataagcttaagcttagTTTACGAACAGCACATCCATGTGGAAAATAGTTGACATGcttgaaccaaaacaaaatttcacgcgtcaaaaaacagaatcagtaaacaaataaatacatatacttAATTAGTAGGGATTATCTCCTGCAGTCGGACAGTTATGACCTATAAAATCGTCCGTGTTCAATGATTGAAAACTGCTGTCTTTATTTAGACATGTAAACACCAATGCAATGTTTTCCCAGGGCATTAAACCATGCGTTTAATTCACCAGGGAGGATGAAACTATCGAAACGCCGCAGATGGAACAGGATTTTTCGATCATTCCGGTGAAAACGAGAAAAGAGGAATACCTCAGaaggtattccttttttttcgaaaaatttccaGTGGAAAAGTACCTTCCATTTGATTTATCACCGGAACAACCGGTTTTTCCGAACAAAAGGAAAGCGCCCTAGGAAACTCTGGGCACGATCTCTTCGAATATGGCGGACAAAACACCGGTGAAGCCTTTGCCTCCAAGTGTTTATAGTGAACAATACCTTTGTAGATGTTGTAATTCCAGTTTTGCCAACAATCCGGTCGATTTGTTTGGACCTAAATCCCTGAGCGAAAACCTTGTAACGAACGTGATAGGCCTAAGTGTTTGTGGAAGTGACTGTCTTCCTCGAAAGATTTAATTTGTAGAAATTGTTACACTCGGCTGAAGCAATTTTCTGAGTTTAAAGACTAGTGCCAGAAGTCTCGATTCGAACAAGAAAGCTCACTTTATAGGCAGAAGAGAGGGAAGAAGATGGAAGAAAGTCCTTCTGCGGAAAAACAACTAGAGGCAAAGGGGGGTAAAGCGCGAATCGAAAGCAAATTCAACTCAGCGAGACAAGATATTCAAATGAGGTTTTCCCTTATCAACccgcaaaaagaaataccatAGGAGTCTCACGCAGGTGGCAAGGTTAGAATCCTGCCAAACTCAATTCGGCCTCCTCCAGAACCAAGCCAAGGAatgcaaattttggcaaattctgGCCTTCGCAATCGGGAGGTTTGTAAATTAAAGTTGCaagattaatgcatggtgttcTCAATGTTCTGACTTTGTATTGCACTGTTGAGTTCAATAAAAGCTGTTGATTTTAGCGCTGTGTTCCTTATTATTACCCCTTCAATCCAAGCTTAAATTTAAGGCTACTACTACCAGCACTACTTCTACTACCACCACTAATGAACCCAATATTTCATGAAGATCTGCAGAGATCCCAGAGGGAAATGGCTTGAGTAAGTATGTTGAGTTTTGCACATTGAGTTTGATAATTTCATAAGCTCATTGTGACGTACAGAGAAGTCCTAGATATGTTGCCTCCTTAAGTTGGTAAGCACAGAATGGTTTGTTGAGTTTGTTAATACAGTAATGAATCTATCTCTTGATTAGTAAATTAATAGTAATCAAAATCTGAGAATTAACCACTACATTTACTTGTACTAATTTCTTTTAGGTACTAAttcttcataaaaaaaattagttggCCTTTTATCATGGTTAAGTtgagttatttattataatatattaaaaCTGTGTTTGACACAAGTTTGCTGTAATTTAATATACAGAGATTATGAAAAATACATATGCTGTGAAATGAGCATGTGTTTGTTGAGTACACATGCCATCATAGCTATGTACACATCTACCCGTATATTATTATGATAAATTATATCTAATGAAGGCATGTCATCCCAAGCTTTCTATTAGGACAAAGGTTTTATCTCCAGAGGAGACCAAGGCCATTTCTGCTGCTGTCCAATTAACCAGTCCTTACGAAGTTGCTGAGACAGCTATAAGAAAATCTTCACTGAGAAATGCCATAAAACATGTGTTCCTAAAGGAGGTTGATAAACAGTGTTCCAACCTATGTGCCAGGAAAAGTGCCCGGCCTTCAGTTCTCCGTGTCCCTAGTGAACATCACAAATCTCTGGTGCAATTTCACTGGAATAATATCCTTACAGAAATGAAAGAGCGTGCTCCTGATGTTTTGGATTTCATGGTTGCCATGGCTGTGTCACAATTGAAAGGCAGTGATGGAAGACAAATAATGCCACTTTGCACAGCATATGGAATTCCAATGAATGTTAGATGCAGAGAGCTGTCTCTTAAACGAAAATTGAATGCTGTTTTGCTGGGTGTTGGAAGTGCAACAAAAAGGGTCAGACAATAGCTCACATCTTGCTATAGCTACATTCTCTGCAATAGACATATTGTTTTGTTCCTTATCAATATGCTGTACAATTTTATCACCATTAACATCATCATTAACCTgccgctggtcaaggggaacgaagactctgggagCGAGACTGGCCAGTGTGCCATATAGTGGCCCAGATATTAATGAAGTTGATCACTATACTCTACTATAGGAGGGACAATGCATGGGTGAATATATGGTGGGTGACTATATGTcatactggcacgaagtatACACCCTACACATTTGATTTTGAGTGCTATTACTTATGAGACAAGGATGATTACTGAGAGTTTCTCTGCCCCCCAAAAATCATTTTGGACGAATTCCTATATGTACATGTACACAAAGATATATAATGAATGCCATGAAATATTCTTATCACTATTCATTGACTGCagaatacaaaataacaatatcaacgttttattaaaaatataaTGGAACTTGTAGGATAATGTGGTCAAATCCATTTACACAGTCTACTTAAAAGTAACTTAATTCATGCAGTTATGACAGGGAATAGATGTAAtgacattgaaaacaataattacaaattacCATTGCTGCACCAAATGAGCCTCTTCCACAACTATTGCTTGCACTTTCACGTTGAACTCCtttcttttaagtatttttgcgacatttttttcatcaacaaagacCTCTggataagcaaaaaccaaactacacttgttgacatttttgggAATGCTCACTTTTTGTTCTCCTTCATCCTCGGGGGCACTTTGAAGGATGCAGACACTAAGGAACGCTTCTAACTTTTTTAACTGGTCACTCATTAGTGCGCTTCAGGGTGACACAACAAGCACAACAGAATGATGACGTTCAGGCTCACAGCCGCTTCGAACGTAGTCAAAAATTCCCGGTAAATCAGCGATTTACGAAATCCAGTCGGCAAAACTGCTAGCgcgtcctttctttcaaaacatattGCCCTTATGGCATCATACTGTTCTCTCCTTAATTCTAGTTTCGGCTTACCCAGTTTCTTTAAGGAAAACTCAATAGCTTTGTGAAAAGTACTCGAATAAGCCGACTCAGACGAGGAGTCCATCTTGAAATACACATTCACGCCTGCGCAGTTCAACCGGAATAACAAGAATCTGTTATCGGAAAACGCTTCatcccagagtctctcgtaacccgacccgctggtcaaggggaacgaagactctgggaacgagattgaccTTCACCGTAACAGGACACACTTATGGGTACcaaatggaggaaataactagagaattgatacatatatataaaaatTGCTACTATTTGAGAATTGAGCtgagtgaatgaaagggatctgtcacacatggtctaggggccgacatttctctccctcactgcctggcgacaggtatctgaaacttggctccaaaagcgacctccgggccgaagtCTCGGGGaccatcgtttggtacgacgctctggcgccatgtccagaggtactgcgcgcaatttcttgtttttatgcaaataagaATTCTTGGTCTTGTTTGGTACAAGGGCAATTTTCCTTGGACTGAGTCGGTGAAGGAATCATTTTTGTCGCCTTTCTTTTTCTCGTTTAATTTAAAACTAATTCAAAGGTCTTTTTTGTGCTGACGCAATTTTTTTAGCACTTGTTGTTAGTGCATTTTTGTTGGTAGTTGTTACAAGGAATCGggagacaattttaaagtgAAAGAGCTAAAAAATGATCTCGCCAAGACAAACAAGCATTAGGGGTTACTGTTTCGCCATGCATTTGCACGCTATCATATGGGGAAGGGCTGGTAGTGCTGTAGCcccttttggccattttgataagGCTATAGCGAGGCAGAATGTTCAAAAGTGGTCATTTTTTAGAGTGAATTTCGAAGTGTTGAAATCGTACGAAAAACAAGTCAAACGAGGGTTTACAGTTATTTAATTGCCTTAAAAGCATTTTAGATCTAATTcacgcaaaaaaaaatgtgaaaaaattcCTATTGTTAGAGAAAAATCACAAGTTTCAAAGGTGACAAACACGGCCCTTCTGGGTCATTTTGCTAAGGCTATAGCAatgcaaaatggtcagaaaTGTTTGTTTCTGAAGGTGAATTTTGAGCGGTTTAATTCAAATAGCGCTTTTATTACGTTAACAACTCGTTATGAAGAGCGAGAAATAGTGACGAAGTTAGTCCTATCAGCATTCTATGGTAGATCATaaaattagcattaaaacaagaaatttaGCGCAGTACTTCCGGACGAGCCGCGAGAGCGTCGTTCCGAGCGAGGTGACCCGAGATTTCGGTCCGAtgatcgcttttggagccaagctTCTGAAACCTATTGCTAAGCAGTGGGGGAGGGAACTATTGGCCCCTGCACCATGTGAGAAAGTTCCTATTTATCCACTTGGATCGATCCATATATGAAGAAATTTCTGTATGCATATATAGAAGTGTACAAGTTATTTCGTGCATGTGATACGTAACCTTGCATGTGTCTTGGTACGACGAGAATTgagcatgcgctcttgcagaaacaatCAGTGTAGGATTCGGAGTCATTTAAGTTATTTTGTCTTGCCTTTTGTACATGATGTTGGTGATTGCCGCAATCATAAACGCCATTTGATTATACATACTTGCCTCATAAGGCCAAGATCCTACTTAAGTCTTGCTTTCCTTCTATTTGGGCTATTTGAAATTAGCCTTAAATTGACAATAAACCATATTATGGATATGgtaaaatgaccaaaaatggtcATTTTCGTCTCCTTTGGAAATGCCGTTTCTTCTTTAACAATCTGTCATTTTTTTATGTCACCGTCCGCCTTACTTTTTTCTACGATTTGAATCCTTTGAAACTCATCCCATTGACCATTTTGCCGCGCTATAGTCTTAGTTTGATTGCTTAATTTGATACCATACTTGATTTAAACTCTTTCACTCTTCAATCAGTTTCTTAGAGGAACTCTATCACtgcacttttgctgttttccggccaaaaACTGTACAGAAATCCTCCTTTCTAACCTTTTAGTCGAACCGAAAACACTGTCTTGAAATCTATAATTTAGGGCTAAGGCATGAGTCTAATTTTGGCAAGAAGAGTAATACAGGGTACATTGCTCAATGGTTTTGCCTTAAGGATTGATTTgagaaatttgaaaaatgacactaaaattttcaaattcaatccATCTCCATTCTTGCCATTCACAACAACAGAGAACAGTTAACAGTTTCGGTTCAGTTATTTAGTCTTCAGCAAGCAAACTTCATTAtcatttttgagtttccattgATATAAAGACATAAGATAGCATCCTAAAGTGGCGAAAAATAGCTTGGCAGAGGCCCTTTCATCTCCTATCTTAGTAAGTAAAAATTATAACCAAGGAATCGA
The nucleotide sequence above comes from Acropora muricata isolate sample 2 chromosome 12, ASM3666990v1, whole genome shotgun sequence. Encoded proteins:
- the LOC136892087 gene encoding trypsin-3-like encodes the protein MQSFPALCVLAVASVVTFVKGCEDLDEHCKFFAKDGQCTIVQVRPWMSQNCKKSCPNYCNGGAGGGGSGVSACTDKKRECKNWARRGFCKGQYEQFMKNNCKKSCNQCGGGSGGNGGGGNGGGGNGGGGGSGSSGQCGYKPSARIVGGSEAPQGAWPWQAQIRSTSGFPFCGGTLVHPRWVVTAAHCTAGKSARGIRIRLGAHYRTSNVGTEQDFDVERIVDHHSYKKPYGMANDISLLKLRKPAQLTRAVNLACLPGSSGSVAAGKMCWVTGFGRLSSGGQSPKVLMQVKVPVVSQSRCKSSYGSSIHDSMICAGLDAGGKDSCQGDSGGPMVCEYNGKYFLEGVVSWGHGCAAPRKYGVYARVRYLRNWISRVMNNY